From Bos javanicus breed banteng chromosome 5, ARS-OSU_banteng_1.0, whole genome shotgun sequence, the proteins below share one genomic window:
- the AVPR1A gene encoding vasopressin V1a receptor, with the protein MDSMRFSGSPSAEPASNSSRWWPLTAGGANTSGDSEALGEDGGPQADTRNEELAKFEIAVLAVIFVVAVLGNSSVLLALHRTPRKTSRMHLFIRHLSLADLAVAFFQVLPQLGWDITYRFRGPDGLCRVVKHMQVFAMFASAYMLVVMTADRYIAVCHPLKTLQQPARRSRLMIAAAWVLSFVLSTPQYFVFSVVEVSNVTKTYDCWANFIQPWGLPAYVTWMTGSVFLAPMVILGTCYGFICHHIWGNVRGKTAGRQGTGAPAEGAGEGALHRGVLHARCVSSVKTISRAKIRTVKMTFVIVTAYIVCWAPFFIIQMWSAWDKNFSWVESENPATAIPALLASLNSCCNPWIYMFFSGHLLQDCAQSFPCCQNMKRTFTREDSDSMNRRPTSFTNTRSPTNSMGTWKGSPKSSKSIKFIPVST; encoded by the exons ATGGACAGCATGCGATTCTCCGGGAGCCCCAGCGCGGAGCCCGCGAGCAACTCCAGCCGGTGGTGGCCTCTGACTGCCGGAGGTGCCAACACCAGCGGGGACTCGGAGGCGCTCGGGGAAGACGGTGGCCCACAGGCGGACACGCGCAACGAGGAGCTGGCCAAGTTCGAGATTGCCGTGCTGGCCGTGATTTTCGTGGTGGCCGTGCTGGGTAACAGCAGTGTGCTGCTGGCGCTGCACCGCACGCCTCGCAAGACGTCCCGCATGCACCTCTTCATCCGCCACCTCAGCCTGGCCGACCTGGCCGTCGCCTTCTTCCAGGTGCTGCCCCAGCTGGGCTGGGACATCACCTACCGTTTCCGCGGACCCGACGGGCTGTGCCGCGTGGTGAAGCACATGCAGGTGTTCGCCATGTTCGCCTCGGCCTACATGCTGGTGGTCATGACCGCCGATCGCTACATCGCCGTGTGCCACCCGCTGAAGACGCTGCAGCAGCCCGCGCGCCGCTCGCGCCTCATGATCGCCGCCGCCTGGGTGCTGAGTTTCGTGCTGAGCACCCCGCAGTACTTCGTTTTCTCCGTGGTCGAGGTGAGCAACGTCACCAAGACCTACGACTGCTGGGCCAACTTCATCCAGCCCTGGGGTCTCCCGGCCTACGTGACCTGGATGACCGGCAGCGTGTTCTTGGCGCCCATGGTCATCCTGGGCACCTGCTACGGTTTCATCTGCCACCACATCTGGGGCAACGTCCGTGGAAAGACAGCAGGGCGCCAGGGCACGGGCGCCCCCGCCGAGGGCGCGGGCGAAGGCGCCTTGCACCGAGGAGTCCTGCACGCACGGTGTGTTAGCAGCGTGAAGACCATTTCCCGCGCCAAGATCCGCACCGTGAAAATGACCTTCGTGATCGTGACGGCCTACATCGTTTGCTGGGCACCCTTCTTCATCATCCAAATGTGGTCTGCCTGGGATAAGAATTTCTCCTGGGTCG AGTCAGAAAACCCAGCCACCGCCATCCCTGCATTACTGGCTTCCTTGAATAGTTGCTGCAACCCCTGGATATACATGTTTTTTAGTGGCCATCTCTTGCAAGACTGTGCCCAAAGCTTCCCATGCTGCCAAAACATGAAACGAACGTTCACCAGAGAAGATTCTGACAGTATGAACCGAAGACCGACTTCCTTCACTAACACCCGAAGCCCCACCAACAGTATGGGAACATGGAAGGGCTCACCTAAATCTTCCAAGTCCATCAAATTCATTCCTGTTTCAACCTGA